The genomic DNA GCGGGCGGTCGCGGTCGGCATCGCTGAAACCCGCACCCAGCCGAAAGCGCTGGCCCGAGGGCATTTCCACCAGCAGCGCGCCCATGCGCCCCGCATGGCGGCCCTTGCCGGGCAGGTGGGCGACCACGCGGGCCTCGGTGTCCTCGTGCGTCTTGACCTTGATGAGATCGTCGCTGCGGCCCGCGCGGTACAGCGATGCGCCCCGGTGCAGCATCAGCCCTTCGCCACCAGCGCGCACGGTGCGCTGCAGCAGGGCCTGCAACGCTGCGTCGTTGGCCACGCGCTTTTGCGGCACGGCCTGCACCCAGGGCTGGTGCAGCCCTTCGACGAGGACGTTCAGGGCGGGCAGGCGCTGGTCGAATGTGCCGCCATGCGCGGGCAGGTCAAACACCATGAAGCGCATCTGGCGCCAGGCCGCGTCATCGGGCTGCTGTTGGCGCGCGGTGGACTGGGCGTGGCTGAAGCGCCCGCGCCCGGCCCACAGCTCGCCGTCCATCGGCACCTCGGGCCAGCCGGCGGTGAACCAGGCGGGCGCCGCCACCGTCTCGCCGCCCCGGGTGCGCAGCGTGTGGCCGTCCCAGAAGCCCCGCACGCCATCGTATTTCTCGCTGACCCAGTAATCGGCCAGCGGCAGGCCTGGGCGATAGACCTGCGCCAGCAGCAGGGCTGGGGCGTCTGCGGCCAACGCGGGCAGTGCAGGAAATGCGGTCAGTGCCAGCCAGGCGAGGCAATTTCTGCGGTGCATGGTGCTATTGATTGTGTAGCTTCTAACGCTTTATCCGTAAGCGCTAGCAGCCGATTTGATCAAAAATACCCGGAAGGCGGTGCTCAGACCTGATCGGCGGAGAGGCCCGCCGTCTGGCTGAAGCCGCCGTCCACGTAAGTGATTTCCGCGGTGACGCCGCTGGCCAGGTCGGACAGCAGGAAGGCGGCCACATTGCCCACGTCTTCGATCGTCACGTTGCGGCGCAGGGGCGCGGCATCGGCCACGCGGCCCAGCAGCTTGCCAAAGTCCTTGATGCCGCTGGCGGCCAGCGTCTTGATGGGGCCGGCGCTGATGCCGTTGGCGCGGATGGCACGGCCGTCTTCGGTGCGGCCCACGGCTTCGGCCAGGTAGCGCACGCTGGCTTCCAGGCTGGCCTTGGCCAGGCCCATGGTGTTGTAGTTGGGAATGCTGCGCAGCGCGCCCAGGTACGACAGCGTCAGCAGCGACGATTTGTCGTTCAGATAGGGCAGGGCGGCCTTGGCCATGGCCGGGAAGCTGTAGGCGCTGATGTCGTGTGCGATGCGGAAACCTTCGCGCGACAGGCCTTCCAAAAAGTTGCCAGCAATCGCTTCACGCGGCGCAAAGCCAA from Acidovorax sp. T1 includes the following:
- a CDS encoding DNA ligase, producing the protein MHRRNCLAWLALTAFPALPALAADAPALLLAQVYRPGLPLADYWVSEKYDGVRGFWDGHTLRTRGGETVAAPAWFTAGWPEVPMDGELWAGRGRFSHAQSTARQQQPDDAAWRQMRFMVFDLPAHGGTFDQRLPALNVLVEGLHQPWVQAVPQKRVANDAALQALLQRTVRAGGEGLMLHRGASLYRAGRSDDLIKVKTHEDTEARVVAHLPGKGRHAGRMGALLVEMPSGQRFRLGAGFSDADRDRPPPVGSWVTYRFRGTHDGGLPRFASFVRVREDMPAR
- the fabI gene encoding enoyl-ACP reductase FabI, which translates into the protein MGFLTGKKLLITGVLSNRSIAYGIAKACHQQGAELAFSYVGERFKDRITDFAAEFDSKLVFDCDVGSDEQINRMFTDLAQVWPKFDGFVHAIGFAPREAIAGNFLEGLSREGFRIAHDISAYSFPAMAKAALPYLNDKSSLLTLSYLGALRSIPNYNTMGLAKASLEASVRYLAEAVGRTEDGRAIRANGISAGPIKTLAASGIKDFGKLLGRVADAAPLRRNVTIEDVGNVAAFLLSDLASGVTAEITYVDGGFSQTAGLSADQV